A genomic window from Peromyscus maniculatus bairdii isolate BWxNUB_F1_BW_parent chromosome 1, HU_Pman_BW_mat_3.1, whole genome shotgun sequence includes:
- the LOC143270592 gene encoding killer cell immunoglobulin-like receptor 3DL1, whose amino-acid sequence MNGHHYIFYSVHLSAGSHDKPSLSALPSHVVAQGQNVTLICDTHNESFTFKLYKEFGAAVPQLHEEIFQKNYVLGPMTPEYSGTYRCYCNSHQYTNELSSHSDPLKIIISGIYRKPFFLALPTLLVNSGEKVNLECHSEIMFDNFILTLHKNKITKDSIQLSAESHLGGSHANFSIGPVTPDHAGTYTCYGSYNQTPYEWSESSDPVDIKITGLYKKPSLSALIDPVVTSGENMTLSCVSDHQFDMFHLSREGVPQGHGLPVVKSHNEIFQANFCLGYVIQAGTYRCYGSFRNSSNVWSSSSDPLYIPVTGMKAIQI is encoded by the exons ATGAATGGGCATCACTACATTTTTTACTCTGTCCATCTTTCTGCAGGAAGTCATGACAAGCCTTCACTGTCTGCCTTACCAAGCCATGTTGTTGCTCAGGGACAAAATGTGACTCTTATCTGTGACACTCATAATGAGTCTTTTACATTCAAGCTGTACAAAGAATTTGGGGCTGCTGTACCTCAGTTACATGAAGAAATATTCCAAAAGAACTATGTCTTGGGTCCTATGACTCCAGAATATTCTGGAACATACAGATGCTATTGTAACAGTCATCAATACACTAATGAACTGTCATCACACAGTGACCCTCTGAAGATCATAATTTCAG GAATCTACAGGAAGCCTTTCTTCTTGGCCCTGCCAACTCTCCTGGTAAATTCAGGAGAGAAGGTGAACCTGGAGTGTCATTCAGAGATTATGTTTGACAACTTCATTTTGACTCTACACAAAAATAAGATAACCAAGGACTCTATCCAGCTTTCTGCAGAATCTCATCTTGGGGGGTCCCATGCCAACTTCTCAATAGGTCCTGTGACACCTGACCATGCTGGGACTTACACATGCTATGGTTCTTACAATCAAACACCATATGAGTGGTCAGAATCCAGTGACCCTGTTGACATAAAGATCACAG GTTTATACAAGAAACCTTCTCTTTCAGCCCTTATAGACCCTGTGGTGACGTCAGGAGAGAACATGACCTTGTCCTGTGTGTCTGACCATCAGTTTGACATGTTCCATCTCTCCAGAGAAGGAGTGCCTCAGGGACATGGGCTGCCTGTAGTTAAGAGCCACAATGAGATATTTCAGGCCAATTTCTGTCTTGGCTATGTGATCCAGGCAGGGACCTATAGATGTTATGGCTCTTTCCGTAACTCTTCCAATGTGTGGTCATCCTCAAGTGACCCATTGTACATTCCTGTCACAGGTATGAAAGCCATACAAATATGA